Genomic segment of Pangasianodon hypophthalmus isolate fPanHyp1 chromosome 22, fPanHyp1.pri, whole genome shotgun sequence:
TAAATGTGTCCTTATTGACAATCTGGTGTAGACACGTCACAGTCTGGCCAGGGTGCATAAGGAGGACTTCTCTCCCCCACATGAATGACCACACAGGACATAAAGAGGTCCTCATGGCAAAGTGAAGATGGGGTAATATCACATGGCATGGACATACTTCGCACTTGGATTGTTATGGGGTGATGGGTTTGATTAAATTTTGTTTACGTGATAAAAATCCCTTACTCCAGGGGTTCTCACCTTGTTGGTGTCCAGCAACAACCCCTAAAACTTTCAACTGTCCTATAAATCATACTACAGCGACCCCTGTTTCTCAGCTGAGGGTACGAGGCTCCACTGAAACCCCTCTGACTGTAATCTGCTACGCTTGTGAACATGTTACACTGCTACTTTTGCTATTTGCAATATCACAGACAACCAATATGAAAAGCACACAAACATGGCATTACTGATCTGAACTAAattccattaatttttttttttggctaaacaGCACCTCgttagtttgatttttttttttttttggggggggggcgCTCAGTGCCGCCTTCCTTTGGAGCCactctctttcagcttataacAAAGTGAAATACTGACAGTGTAAGTAATTTTATGGAAAAGGTGATTTAATCTTTTATGTTTAttgctatacacacacatacacacaaggaTGTGTCACATGGTAAGGcttcatattaattaatttattcattctcaCCACcagcttgtgtttttaaattgtcaATTTAGACCAtgatttgtattatatttgtgtCGCACAGTGAAAAATTCAAACCGTAACACCTCACAAAATTAACAGTTAATTCCAGACTGAGTGTAGTAGCTGTTGCGTTGTACTTACTTGACCTGCTTGTTGACAATGATGCCTACAGCATGCTGAGTGACGTTATAAATGCGTCCCGTTTTGCCGTGGTAGCACTTATGAGGCATGCCTTTCTGAATGGTTCCTGTGCCCTATGAACAACAATAGTTTATTAGCAGATATCAGGGTCTGAACAGCCTGGAAAGTGAAATTATGTAGTTTCAAGGTGGATTATCTCCTTTTTCCCCTATTAAAAAACCTTTTCCATGGTGCATCatggaaaaggaaaacaaagtGTTTTAAGAAGAATGCATCAGTGTGAGGAATAAAGAAGTGTCTAGTGAGTGGCAAAGGATTTACAGTAATTAGTAATGTTGTTCAAGTGTATATTAATTTGATAACAGAATATGCATCATTTTCAAGGTCTGGATGCAATGTCTAAATTTCCAGAAAGGTACAAGAAGCTGTCAAAAATCACAACTTTAGCAAAAACACTTCCGGTTACTTATCTAATGGCTTCCTAGTGGTCAGTTTGTAATGTGTTATAATGCCTTTTTGACCATTATAACCAAAGATTGTTCTTGTAAAATACATCAAGTATGTGTTTGGCCTGCGTTGCAACTTTCTAGCCGATTTAACATTACACAAAGATGGAATATTAGCAAGCAGGTGATCGGACACTCAAATTAGGAGCTTTAAAGAGACTAACTTAACATACAAGAACATCTTTACTGCTCTTGTTGTCCATCTTGTAATGCTATCCCTCTTCAGAGTCTCACAATCAAGCAAATGCCAAATATAATAACGCTCAAAACTTTAAGGCTTAGACAGCTACACGAACCCTGAAACACATCACTTTGCTTACCTTGATATCAACGATATCTCCCTTCTTGTAGATGCGCATGTAAGTGGACAGAGGAACTGGGCCTGTGGAGGAAAAGCAGTTCTGCTATAAACACAGGTCCGTTTTGCTGAAAGGCAGCTGATCAGTTTTAACTCATGTTGATATGATTTCACTCACCATGCTTGCGGAAAGGCCTGGCAAACATGTACCTGGTTCCCCTCCTCTTGCCTCTTGTGTTCGTCATGGTGCCTGATTACTGGATTAAGAGATCATCGAAGATAAGAGATAATCAGACATTTTATAGCATTTAAGAGTTTTAAAGTTGTACAATATAACATCATCTGTATGAGTCTGAATTAGACAGCCCAGGACAAAGCTGTCATTCTGATGATAATGATTAGGCCCTAGGAGCTTATTATAAAAGACTGCCTATTTCTATTCAGATATCATTGCATCATTAATTAAATGCCTAATGTGACTTTAAAGATAGAAAGAACATCCATAAGCAGCTATCACTGATCCTGACTCTTAATTCCCCTTTGACTCTAAGCGCATGCTAGATCAGCCCTGAGTACTGCACAACAGATGTGTAAACCCATCAAGTAACCTTGTATAAGGAATTGTCTAGCATATAGACACTAATACAACTCGGAATACTTTCACATTTACAACGGTGAGCTAAATAAAGAGGGAAATATCACCGCCATGGTGCTTTTCTTCAGACACATAACCCACATGCTCAGCCACGCGAACGCTACACGACTCcatttttttactatttaacacatttaaaagcaCTCAGActgctcttttttaaaaacaccacCAGACAAAAAAGTCTATTTCATGTTCCTAGGACGTTATAATTCGAGAAACTTGTGCAAAACACCGTTTTTAGGAACAATTACGGGAGTACATCTTACCCCCGGTTGCTCGCAAGATGGCGGTTAGGGCGGAAAGAGAATGTTGGGGTCCTGCGGCTCGGCCTTCTAAGGGGAAAAATAGGAGTCTCTAGTAATTGCCTGAATAAAATGACGTCTTATAAATGTGACGCTATGCGGTTGAATTATTGGATGACCaaaattcatctttttttttacgcGGAAATGCTGTTGTCAGTGGCCACAGACACCTATCTAAATGTTGTTAAGGCTCTAATATTAAATGCATTTCtatctaaaataatttatatttgaatACGTAAGACGTCAAGATGGAATTCGTGTTATTAGTTGATGAACGTAGCGTACATCTAACAGCATCAGAAACGAAATGAAacgttgttattttttaaaaaacatctcaaTCATACAGGTGCTCAGATGAGCTGGACTTAATACCGAGCACTAAGACCCTGTGGCTTGTCCATCATGGCGGAATTCCAAATAACAACCCAGTCGCTATGTGAGTGCACTACGTAGGTAGTTTTTGATGCACTTCCGGGTCCTATGTAGAGCCCTTGATGTCGCTTGGGAGGGTTTTTAGGACACAGCCCGCGGTTAGGCTCTGCGATCGGTCCTGACTGGGGACTCGTTTTCGCCTCCGCGCGGTGATTGGGTGGAAGATGGCGCTGGCCGAATGGAAATCCTAATGACAGTTTCCAAATTTGCCTCTTTTTGTACCATGGTAAGTGAATTTCCTGTGAATCTGTCGTTTCTAACAGGGCTTATACAGCACTTTTCGCTGTCCCCTGCCTGTTTCGCATGAAGTCGGAGCAGTTTGCTGGTTTTAGCTTCCAGTTTTTTTGCTGGCTTCAGTTgcgagctgttttttttccctgtgcgCCGAGTATGGATGTTTCCGTAGGCCTGATAACAAGCTGTTGTAGTAAACAGAGGTCTAATGCGCGTTTTATTGGGCTTTTTGGTGGGATTTTACACGTGTGATCTTGTTTTAAGCCTGTAACCGCAAAGCGGAGGTCTGCGGTTTTGTGCTACAGTGAAGCTGCAGCTTGTAGCTtagcatgaaacacacacatccagcaaTGACAACTGAATAACAGTAAAACACAGCCATGTTACAGATCctgatttaaaacattacacTGATTATGCTGCAGATGATTATACGGATGTAggccttttttttcctgaaacctAGTGTaacagtaagtaagtaaataacaTGAGAACTAATGGCGGTGTTGCGGTAATCACACTCTACTGCTGGTGTTCACAGTAATATGGAGATTAAACCTTTTTATAGCATAAAAATCACTCAGAAAGGTCACTGCATATGTAATAAACGCGTTCATCATGTATCCTGTACTGCTTCGATGTAAAGTTTTTGTTATGGGGGTcagataatgatgataataatgataataatagtaataatacatGTGTAATAGTCTAAGATGCTTGTAGTGTAGGTGACACCATCGAAACACACACTTTGGCTTTTTTGGGGGGTCTGACGCCCTTATTTAAGACTTTATCCCCCAAAATAAAGTAAAGACAAAGAGTTTGATAGTTCTTATATTTACAGACACGAAAGAAAATTTAAtgattaacataaaaatatgtttcacGACCCGTATCAGAAAGACTCATAAATCACAATTTTTGAACACCCCTACAACGGACTGTACCATTTCTTTACTGTTGACACTTCCTCAAGCTCGACTCATTGACGTTAATGCATTGTAGAGAGTAAAGAGAAAAGCTGGCTCATTATCTGAGCAAAactgtacggtgtgtgtgtgtgtgtgtgtgtgtgtgagtgagagagagagagagagaatgaattaGCTAGTTTATCTTGTCATAACACACACCTGACTTGTATTATACAGTCACCATTTGGAGGAAAGGTTGTGACTTCATATGCAACAtttgattcacacacacacacacacacacacacacacacacacattgtgagttattatatatacacaccttaTCTATCTTAAGTATTTAAAGTGCTCCTGAAATTAAGATTAGAGTTTCAGACCCCTTTTTGCACCTGTCCCATCATTACAGACGTCTATctagaaaaaatacaaaaaatagaTGTAAAAGTAGatgattaaaatttttgtgATGACTCATCCTGTGCTTGTCTTGTGTTCGTACAATTAAATGCCCTGTAGTATGTTTATGCCCCGCCCCGGGGGTGTGTCTTGCTCTGCAGTAGCAGCTCTTTAGCAGTAAATGTGGATCGTAGGTGTGTTTCAGGCTCTGCGTCTTCTCATCTTGTGGTATTCCATTTTCCATCCATGCCTCAGTTGAGAAAAGAAATGGTTGGTGTGGATTTGTTTGGAAGAGCGTGGACAGATACTTTTCAGGGAAGTGTTTTCCCACCTTGGCAGAGATGTTGTGCTAGAACAAACATCAGGAACACTGTGCTGAGTTACAGTTTAATCTAACACAGCGTTACTGTGCCTGGATATGCAAATAACGATATTTCTTTAGCTATAAGCCTCTCATTTTCACATGTCGGATGCGCCACTGTGACTAGCTCGTTTAGATAGTTCCCAAAGCTACTTTCAGGTCTGGCAGGGGTTTGGTGTATCTCGAACGCttttggctgttgtgtaaatcagtcaaacACTTCAACACATCATCACTCTGACTCCCTGTTGTAAAACTTCACCATGAAGAGTCCAATCACGGCTCTCAAGTACTTGACTTGAAGCAGATGGCATACATGAATGCTGAAGAAGATCTGTCTGTTGATCCAAAATGTTCTGAACCTCCAGATTTCTGATTTAGTGCTAATAATCTGATTTCTTTTCCCAGGCTGTTTACATTATTGTGTTAATGTTGTATATCCGACACGAGTCTGAACGCCTGATCTGACCCACATGCAGAAAACAAGAATGAGGGTTAAGGTTAGAGAAGTGCAGCGTCGACcaaaaaaagatgagaaagaaGAAGTGGAACAGCTTTTAAAAGATAAGACTAGTCATCTGAAGCGGAAAAGGCTTGTTTCTGTTGGTTCGTTTCTCTTAGAGTGCTTTCACATACTGTAGAAAGTCCTGTAGGCTGTAGACGCTGGTGTGTTCTCCCTCTCGATGCCGTTCCTTAGGCGGGTGAGAACACAGCCATCACGCTCGGGTGCGCACTGAAACAGTCGGGCTGAGAGCGTCTGAGTGACACGCTCTCGGTCCATTTCCTGGTGAACTGTAGTGCGGGTGAATTGCAGGGAGAAGACGATTCGACTCCAAACCGATTGACTTGCCGTAAGGGAAGCAAACATAtcgtgtgttttgggttgcagctttattattattttttgtaaatgtgagctgctaaactttgccaaagcacagagctgtggtgctgcagaaatgccatgtgttgTGGAGATTTGGACCAACATTTCTCAAAAACGAGAAAATAAACCCTGATTGATAGtttatagatatatttatatatttatattttatatttatatatttatttagtgctAGCTCCATGTTCACTATGCTCAGgggatttttgtgatttcttcgCATACTTAGTAAAACCACTTGTTTTACCAGTGAATAAAAGTTTTTGTATATTGAGTATGTTTTCAGCCcactatttatattaatttaaattatattcagtcagtgggtttttttgggggctttctggtttgtttaattatatacagtgtGAAACATAACTAAACCAGACATCAAATGATGCTCGGATTCAGTTTCGAACCTTCTCTTCTTTCCATCTGAGCAATATGAGGAGTTCGCTTCTTCACAATTCTTCACCTGAGGCTTCATCCACACGTACACttattcatgtttttgtaaCATAGAAATAACAGTTATTTCTCTGCGATTTGGCCTCTCGTCTACACAGAAGTGGTGTTTTGCAGAAACAGAAATTactcagaaatgtaaaaaaaaaaaaaaaaaatccattttcacTACCACCAGAGCTCACTGCTGTGAGTGTTTTCAAATCTTTTATCCGTTTTCATGTGGGCAGAGAGATTTTCGAAAACACTGGgtaaaaacaatgttttaaaaatatctatataCATTCCGACAGACTCTAAGATGAATTACTACGCAGTACTACACAAAAATTCAGACTGTATCTGCTTTTAGTGCCACATATAAAAGTCTGAATTACAAATCAGATCGAGTGGTTTGCaatatcataaaaaaaactcagctttgGGCTTCTTCCTTTTGCACTTTTTCCTGCAGTGAATGTAAATTTTACGTATTGTGTGTTAGCCCAGGGTCATAGATCTGTCTATTTAAAGAACAAGTCCAGTAATCTGTCACTCTTATTGTCACGCCATCCTTTATAAGTGACAGTGAGTGTCTTTACATGTACAAAATCATCTGCTTTAATCTGGTAAACACATTTACATGGAAGTTAAGTCATTTGGAAACCTTCATTTCATAATCAGATTTCTGTCACTAGCACGGCTGTGAGAAGATTCATTCCAGCTTTAATTAGTGAGCTGGAGCgtgatgtaaatattttatcGAGCGAGTAGTAAATAAATCTTGTATCGCTGAATGATTTTAACATTCCATACACAATATTCTGAGTCCTGGTTCCTGGCTCCTAAGTCGTGAGgttgtttttgtaaaaatgcTATTCTCGTTCAAGCTGATTCTATTTTGATCCAAAGGCAgagacaagctttttttttttccccctctctggTTGTTGGCACaacatgtgagtgtgtttgtgtctgatgCATTTTGACAAGTTGTCAATCTGATATGCCATGTGATGTCACGACACACATGATGACATGAGTCTGATCGCAGAACCTCTTTGGAAGATTTGCTGGTTAAGTAATTACTTTTGATTAGAATTAGTCTTGATCAAATTAAGATAGAATAAAGTTCCAAGTGTTTTAGTTATGTATATGTTTTATATCTTATTGCTGAAAATTCCCCCGAAACCATCATGCCGTGTATGTTTATGTTGCAGGGCGCCAATGCCTCCGCTTTGGAGAAAGAAATTGGCTCGGAGCAGTTCCCTGTCAATGAGCACTACTTCGGACTGGTTAACGTAAGCACGTACATGTTTAATCTCGTTTTTCGTTGCTGTCTTCAATCCTGTGTTCAATCCTGTGTTGGCGTCTgacttgtgttttgttttcaccCCGCAGTTCGGGAACACCTGCTACTGCAACTCGGTGCTCCAGGCTCTGTACTTCTGCCGGCCGTTTCGGGAGAAGATCCTGGCCTACAGGAGTCAGCCCCGGCGCAAGGAGAACCTGCTCACCTGCCTGGCCGACCTGTTCCACAGCATCGCCAACCAGAAGAGGAAGGTGGGCGTCATCCCTCCGAAGAAATTCATCACACGGCTGCGCAAAGAGAACGGTGAGGGAAATGATTCTGTAAAAGATTCAGAAATTCGAATCAGTCTGTAAAATGGCCTCCGTTTCAGATGCACAGAAATGTTTCAGTAAAAGGAATGTAAATGAAAAGTAATATATCATGCAgataaaaagtgtaataaaatgcTATGCAGGTGTGATACAGTCAGTGTAAAGAACTTAAAGTAGAACTTTTTAATACACACTCCTTCTCTAACGGCAAATTATAGACCCAATCATTTTGTGAATTCGAATTTGTGTATCGTTGTCATTAATTCTAGACAGAGTCATTTTGTGAATTCGAATTTGTGTATCGTTGTCATTAATTCTAGACAGAATCATTTTGTGAATTCGAATTTGTGTATCGTTGTCATTAATTCGATTCACTGTTTAACAACACTCGCTCCGGTTTGCAGAGCTCTTTGATAACTACATGCAGCAGGATGCACACGAGTTCCTCAACTACCTGCTGAACACTATAGCTGACCTGctgcaggaggagaagaagCAGGACAAGCAGAATGGCAAACTGGCCAACGGCACGCTCGATTCACAGAAGAGTAACAGCACTCCTCCGTCCAGCACATGGGTACACGAGATCTTCCAGGGCACGCTGACCAACGAGACGCGCTGCCTCACCTGCGAGACGGTAATGCAGGCGGGATTAGCAGAGAAATGAATGAGGAGACGGTTAACGTGGGATTTTAAAGCTGGATCTCCTCACGAGTCTGatatcagtgattattattatgtattatggtTTTTGTATccaacatttaatgttctggttttattttgtagaTAAGCAGCAAGGATGAGGACTTCTTGGATTTGTCTGTGGACGTTGAGCAGAACACTTCAATCACACACTgcctcaggtgtgtgtcagtttTTCTCACAAGTgcatttgcttatttttaattatgGCATGAATTCTGATCAGATTTGGACCAAAAATCAGACACTGACCACTTCAACCTACAGCTTAAGCCTGAACGATGTTTTAATACCcgccattttgtcttttttggtCTTTAGGGGCTTCAGTAATACAGAGACCCTGTGTAGTGAATATAAATACTACTGTGAGGAATGTAGGAGTAAACAGGAGGCACACAAAAGGTAAAGAGAACGTCTGTGACGTCTGACCACTCTGTTAGATTTCATTGCACTCAGCACAGATGCCATCTGTTgtttagtctgtgtgtgtttacggtaaatgtgtgtggtgtgtcgTAGGATGAGGGTGAAGAAGCTGCCCATGATTTTAGCCCTGCACCTGAAGAGATTTAAATACATGGAGCAGCTCCAGCGCTACACTAAGCTAAGCTACCGCGTGGTCTTCCCTTTGGAGCTCCGCCTCTTCAACACGTCCGGAGACGCGACCAATCCCGAAAGGCTTTACGACCTCGTCGCCGtggtggtgcattgtgggaggTTGGTTCGGCAAACCTCAGAATCACGCTGAACGTGTTAtttagctgattattttccatcagTAGTATTTTTGAacattgtttctttattttattacttcttattaaagatttatatctgtttttttttctattcattgTTATTAGTATTGTCTTGAGCAAATTGGCACAAACATTTCCTGTGTGATTAATGTATTTTGATCTCGTCTTGACAGCGGGCCCAATCGCGGACACTACATCGCTATCGTCAAGAGTCACGACTTCTGGCTACTTTTCGATGATGACATCGTAGAGgtaattaaaaacattcacaagATCAGTGGATCGAACCATTCAAACCAGCATGCTGAAGTGATCTTCAtcgttttcttttccttttttttgcccTTCACTTCAGTtcaattgtcacaaagcagctttacagaaacacagatttagatttagagttATACTGAGATCCCTAATCAGGAAACCAGATGTTAcagtggtgagaaaaaaaagctcccagagatatgaggaagaaagcttgacactcaaaagggaacctctTCTGTTCTGGTTGAAACCGGATAGCgcgattataaattattactctTCCACAGTTGTATGTAGTCAGACAGTACTAAGTGTGCTGAACAGGTGTCGACCGCTACCgttgtcgcttgtgggcgtgcatctctgctacttccatccaagctttatttttctttctttattgttcttattttctctttgtctctatacacatttaatgagaggtcatatGTGAAAGCATGGTTTTAAGACAAAACTTCGGACCGCACGTGCCACAAGATTGGCCCGAGAAGTTAAACAAACCAGTTGCTTGGATTTCTCGCTTTACTGCG
This window contains:
- the rpl21 gene encoding 60S ribosomal protein L21 — encoded protein: MTNTRGKRRGTRYMFARPFRKHGPVPLSTYMRIYKKGDIVDIKGTGTIQKGMPHKCYHGKTGRIYNVTQHAVGIIVNKQVKGKILAKRINVRIEHVKHSKSRESFLQRIKENEKRKLEAKAKNAWVELKRQPAAPRPAHFVSTKNNAPQLLEPIPYEFMA
- the usp12a gene encoding ubiquitin carboxyl-terminal hydrolase 12A, whose translation is MEILMTVSKFASFCTMGANASALEKEIGSEQFPVNEHYFGLVNFGNTCYCNSVLQALYFCRPFREKILAYRSQPRRKENLLTCLADLFHSIANQKRKVGVIPPKKFITRLRKENELFDNYMQQDAHEFLNYLLNTIADLLQEEKKQDKQNGKLANGTLDSQKSNSTPPSSTWVHEIFQGTLTNETRCLTCETISSKDEDFLDLSVDVEQNTSITHCLRGFSNTETLCSEYKYYCEECRSKQEAHKRMRVKKLPMILALHLKRFKYMEQLQRYTKLSYRVVFPLELRLFNTSGDATNPERLYDLVAVVVHCGSGPNRGHYIAIVKSHDFWLLFDDDIVEKIDAQAIEEFYGLTSEISKNSESGYILFYQSRD